The following are from one region of the Oncorhynchus masou masou isolate Uvic2021 chromosome 24, UVic_Omas_1.1, whole genome shotgun sequence genome:
- the LOC135512791 gene encoding peptidyl-prolyl cis-trans isomerase FKBP8-like isoform X3 — translation MTDKEEVTGAGDNPQMILTGKKSGKASLLDSGEDFEMLSDDEIDDDPPPLEDAGGGKKTKKEPAEDQDASPSSLVDEWMDILGNGQLRKKVLRAGNGPDSRPTKGQNVVIHLKTSLADGTLIEEQPELSFTLGDGDVIQALDLTVQLMEMGETALVKADAKYAYGALGSLAPEVLPSADLALEVQLLDATEAPDLELLSPRERVALAGQKRERGNVYYQRGDYAFAVNSYGFALQITESSSKVDISLEEEDELMDIKVKCLNNMAAAQLKLDHYEAALRSCVSVLAHQPDNIKALFRKGKVLALQGEYADAIRNLKMALKLEPSNKFFLTSTRWCHIL, via the exons ATGACTGACAAAGAGGAGGTGACTGGTGCAGGTGATAACCCACAGATGATTCTAACAGGGAAGAAGTCAGGGAAAGCATCGCTGCTGGACAGTGGGGAAGACTTTGAGATGTTGAGTGATGATGAAATTGATGATGACCCTCCTCCTTTGGAAGATGCTGGGGGTGGGAAGAAGACTAAAAAAGAGCCCGCAGAGGACCAAGATGCTAGCCCTTCATCTCTAGTAGATGAGTGGATGGATATACTAG GTAATGGCCAGCTAAGGAAGAAAGTTCTGCGGGCAGGGAATGGGCCAGACAGCAGGCCCACAAAAGGCCAGAATGTTGTGATTCACCTGAAGACTTCACTGGCTGATGGGACTCTTATAGAAGAGCAACCGGAGCTGTCTTTCACTCTGGGAGATGGTGATGTCATCCAG GCTCTGGATCTCACAGTGCAGCTCATGGAAATGGGGGAGACGGCCCTTGTCAAAGCCGACGCTAAATATGCATATGGTGCCCTGGGGAG CCTTGCCCCTGAGGTGCTTCCCAGTGCTGATCTGGCCCTGGAGGTACAGCTGCTGGATGCCACTGAAGCCCCCGACCTTGAGCTCCTCTCCCCCCGGGAGAGGGTTGCCCTGGCTGgtcagaagagggagagggggaatgtcTACTACCAGAGAGGAGACTACGCCTTTGCTGTAAACTCTTATGGCTTTGCCCTGCAGATCACTGAGTCCAGCTCTAAAG TGGACATTAGCCTGGAGGAAGAGGACGAGCTGATGGACATTAAGGTGAAGTGTCTAAACAACATGGCAGCTGCCCAGCTCAAGTTGGATCACTACGAAGCTGCACTACGGTCCTGTGTTTCAGTGCTGGCCCACCAGCCAGACAACATCAAAGCCCTATTCCGCAAAGGCAAG GTATTGGCCTTGCAAGGAGAATATGCTGACGCTATAAGGAATTTGAAGATGGCCCTGAAGTTGGAACCAAGCAACAAG TTCTTTCTGACATCCACCAGGTGGTGCCACATTCTCTAA
- the LOC135512791 gene encoding peptidyl-prolyl cis-trans isomerase FKBP8-like isoform X2, whose protein sequence is MTDKEEVTGAGDNPQMILTGKKSGKASLLDSGEDFEMLSDDEIDDDPPPLEDAGGGKKTKKEPAEDQDASPSSLVDEWMDILGNGQLRKKVLRAGNGPDSRPTKGQNVVIHLKTSLADGTLIEEQPELSFTLGDGDVIQALDLTVQLMEMGETALVKADAKYAYGALGSLAPEVLPSADLALEVQLLDATEAPDLELLSPRERVALAGQKRERGNVYYQRGDYAFAVNSYGFALQITESSSKVDISLEEEDELMDIKVKCLNNMAAAQLKLDHYEAALRSCVSVLAHQPDNIKALFRKGKVLALQGEYADAIRNLKMALKLEPSNKVVPHSLILVMKETRWTADSSFWWI, encoded by the exons ATGACTGACAAAGAGGAGGTGACTGGTGCAGGTGATAACCCACAGATGATTCTAACAGGGAAGAAGTCAGGGAAAGCATCGCTGCTGGACAGTGGGGAAGACTTTGAGATGTTGAGTGATGATGAAATTGATGATGACCCTCCTCCTTTGGAAGATGCTGGGGGTGGGAAGAAGACTAAAAAAGAGCCCGCAGAGGACCAAGATGCTAGCCCTTCATCTCTAGTAGATGAGTGGATGGATATACTAG GTAATGGCCAGCTAAGGAAGAAAGTTCTGCGGGCAGGGAATGGGCCAGACAGCAGGCCCACAAAAGGCCAGAATGTTGTGATTCACCTGAAGACTTCACTGGCTGATGGGACTCTTATAGAAGAGCAACCGGAGCTGTCTTTCACTCTGGGAGATGGTGATGTCATCCAG GCTCTGGATCTCACAGTGCAGCTCATGGAAATGGGGGAGACGGCCCTTGTCAAAGCCGACGCTAAATATGCATATGGTGCCCTGGGGAG CCTTGCCCCTGAGGTGCTTCCCAGTGCTGATCTGGCCCTGGAGGTACAGCTGCTGGATGCCACTGAAGCCCCCGACCTTGAGCTCCTCTCCCCCCGGGAGAGGGTTGCCCTGGCTGgtcagaagagggagagggggaatgtcTACTACCAGAGAGGAGACTACGCCTTTGCTGTAAACTCTTATGGCTTTGCCCTGCAGATCACTGAGTCCAGCTCTAAAG TGGACATTAGCCTGGAGGAAGAGGACGAGCTGATGGACATTAAGGTGAAGTGTCTAAACAACATGGCAGCTGCCCAGCTCAAGTTGGATCACTACGAAGCTGCACTACGGTCCTGTGTTTCAGTGCTGGCCCACCAGCCAGACAACATCAAAGCCCTATTCCGCAAAGGCAAG GTATTGGCCTTGCAAGGAGAATATGCTGACGCTATAAGGAATTTGAAGATGGCCCTGAAGTTGGAACCAAGCAACAAG GTGGTGCCACATTCTCTAATATTGGTGATGAAGGAAACCAGGTGGACTGCAGACTCATCATTTTGGTGGATCTGA
- the LOC135512791 gene encoding peptidyl-prolyl cis-trans isomerase FKBP8-like isoform X1 yields the protein MTDKEEVTGAGDNPQMILTGKKSGKASLLDSGEDFEMLSDDEIDDDPPPLEDAGGGKKTKKEPAEDQDASPSSLVDEWMDILGNGQLRKKVLRAGNGPDSRPTKGQNVVIHLKTSLADGTLIEEQPELSFTLGDGDVIQALDLTVQLMEMGETALVKADAKYAYGALGSLAPEVLPSADLALEVQLLDATEAPDLELLSPRERVALAGQKRERGNVYYQRGDYAFAVNSYGFALQITESSSKVDISLEEEDELMDIKVKCLNNMAAAQLKLDHYEAALRSCVSVLAHQPDNIKALFRKGKVLALQGEYADAIRNLKMALKLEPSNKTIHSELSKLVKKHSEQKGAEQAMYKKMLGNPGSGGMQKHQARSSWGVSWKWLFGATAVAIGGVALSVVIAARN from the exons ATGACTGACAAAGAGGAGGTGACTGGTGCAGGTGATAACCCACAGATGATTCTAACAGGGAAGAAGTCAGGGAAAGCATCGCTGCTGGACAGTGGGGAAGACTTTGAGATGTTGAGTGATGATGAAATTGATGATGACCCTCCTCCTTTGGAAGATGCTGGGGGTGGGAAGAAGACTAAAAAAGAGCCCGCAGAGGACCAAGATGCTAGCCCTTCATCTCTAGTAGATGAGTGGATGGATATACTAG GTAATGGCCAGCTAAGGAAGAAAGTTCTGCGGGCAGGGAATGGGCCAGACAGCAGGCCCACAAAAGGCCAGAATGTTGTGATTCACCTGAAGACTTCACTGGCTGATGGGACTCTTATAGAAGAGCAACCGGAGCTGTCTTTCACTCTGGGAGATGGTGATGTCATCCAG GCTCTGGATCTCACAGTGCAGCTCATGGAAATGGGGGAGACGGCCCTTGTCAAAGCCGACGCTAAATATGCATATGGTGCCCTGGGGAG CCTTGCCCCTGAGGTGCTTCCCAGTGCTGATCTGGCCCTGGAGGTACAGCTGCTGGATGCCACTGAAGCCCCCGACCTTGAGCTCCTCTCCCCCCGGGAGAGGGTTGCCCTGGCTGgtcagaagagggagagggggaatgtcTACTACCAGAGAGGAGACTACGCCTTTGCTGTAAACTCTTATGGCTTTGCCCTGCAGATCACTGAGTCCAGCTCTAAAG TGGACATTAGCCTGGAGGAAGAGGACGAGCTGATGGACATTAAGGTGAAGTGTCTAAACAACATGGCAGCTGCCCAGCTCAAGTTGGATCACTACGAAGCTGCACTACGGTCCTGTGTTTCAGTGCTGGCCCACCAGCCAGACAACATCAAAGCCCTATTCCGCAAAGGCAAG GTATTGGCCTTGCAAGGAGAATATGCTGACGCTATAAGGAATTTGAAGATGGCCCTGAAGTTGGAACCAAGCAACAAG ACCATCCACTCAGAACTCTCCAAGCTGGTGAAGAAGCACTCTGAGCAGAAAGGCGCAGAGCAGGCCATGTACAAGAAGATGCTAGGCAACCCAGGCAGCGGTGGCATGCAGAAACACCAGGCCAGGTCATCATGG GGTGTCAGCTGGAAATGGCTGTTCGGTGCCACGGCTGTAGCCATCGGAGGTGTCGCCTTGTCAGTTGTCATAGCTGCCAGAAATTAA